The Palaemon carinicauda isolate YSFRI2023 chromosome 43, ASM3689809v2, whole genome shotgun sequence genome window below encodes:
- the LOC137633820 gene encoding uncharacterized protein, translating into MVDASIGSHVCPTCLRHFKSYAGRRLHETRAHAQTYHEGQIKCLEDRRNKPWALEELRMMAEFEVSNYGHPFINQEISKCVLSGRSTDSINGKRKSQQYRDLLKDLLVKEDYKEKSILSTVPVGSHRESHVGGKRSWTSDDENSMIEFEVAHKNDPHINKTIQKMVLTWRTLESIRTKRRTIKYREMVAAYAQPKTFTQCAMPPLRDCRVNLTRIRVDGRMLAASIVPHTESQDGMSGYYDSMAGTSPIRVPDHGGSPPSSPDGSDGSQSSSESAGSSSEEEVTAEDVNSLKDEIFGRRPNNMNRINRRAGQQQVSDMPRSVRKRREYAATQRAWDKNRSHVAQNAILEKDPLASPSLLPGTVEFWTSLFGRPSQASTINFNQPNQLCTILDPTTIDDVEWCKRKTNLKTSPGTDGIRAADFRAAASQQIMNLYNLIIENRIVTRDWAKGRTTLLPKKDVPPGTSAQLQ; encoded by the coding sequence ATGGTCGATGCCTCTATAGGATCTCACGTCTGCCCAACTTGTTTGAGGCACTTCAAGTCATATGCAGGAAGGCGTCTGCATGAGACACGGGCACATGCCCAAACTTACCATGAGGGACAAATTAAGTGCCTCGAAGACCGGCGCAATAAGCCCTGGGCCCTCGAAGAACTAAGGATGATGGCGGAGTTTGAAGTGTCCAATTACGGCCATCCTTTCATAAACCAAGAAATAAGCAAGTGCGTACTGTCAGGAAGGTCGACTGACAGTATAAATGGTAAAAGGAAGTCTCAACAATATCGAGACTTACTTAAAGACCTGCTGGTGAAGGAGGACTACAAGGAGAAATCTATTTTGTCTACCGTGCCAGTCGGGAGCCACCGGGAGAGCCATGTGGGGGGCAAACGCAGTTGGACTTCTGACGACGAGAACTCGATGATCGAGTTCGAAGTGGCACACAAGAATGATCCCCACATAAACAAGACAATTCAGAAAATGGTCCTTACTTGGCGGACGCTTGAAAGCATCCGGACAAAGAGAAGGACCATTAAATATAGAGAAATGGTCGCAGCATATGCACAGCCCAAGACCTTCACCCAATGTGCAATGCCTCCCCTCAGAGATTGCAGGGTCAATCTGACCCGAATCCGAGTGGATGGTAGGATGCTTGCGGCCTCTATTGTCCCACATACCGAATCCCAGGATGGAATGAGTGGGTATTATGACTCCATGGCTGGAACCTCTCCCATCCGGGTTCCAGACCATGGAGGGTCTCCCCCGTCCAGCCCAGACGGGAGCGATGGATCTCAATCCTCCAGCGAGAGTGCTGGTAGTTCATCGGAGGAGGAAGTCACCGCGGAGGATGTCAACTCGCTGAAGGATGAGATATTTGGTAGGAGACCAAATAATATGAATCGGATTAACCGAAGAGCAGGTCAACAACAGGTCAGTGACATGCCTCGAAGTGTTAGGAAGAGGCGAGAGTATGCAGCGACGCAGAGGGCATGGGATAAGAACAGGAGTCACGTTGCACAGAATGCCATCCTAGAAAAAGACCCTCTTGCTAGCCCGTCCCTTCTGCCCGGGACAGTTGAGTTTTGGACCTCCCTATTCGGGAGACCAAGCCAGGCTAGCACAATCAATTTTAACCAGCCAAACCAGTTGTGCACCATCTTGGACCCCACCACTATTGATGATGTAGAATGGTGCAAAAGGAAGACAAATTTAAAAACGTCGCCGGGAACAGACGGCATAAGAGCTGCCGATTTTAGAGCGGCGGCAAGTCAACAGATCATGAATCTGTACAACCTGATTATTGAGAACCGAATTGTGACCCGGGATTGGGCAAAAGGGCGAACAACCCTATTGCCCAAGAAGGATGTCCCCCCGGGGACTTCCGCCCAATTACAGTGA